In Deinococcus puniceus, one genomic interval encodes:
- a CDS encoding ABC transporter ATP-binding protein — translation MTQQRATSSTAAIETRELQKVYRGRAVVDGLTLTVQPGEVFGFLGPNGAGKSTTVKMLLGLVHPSGGEVRVLGGHPSDPGVRSRLGFLPEQFRFQTWMTAEEFLRFHGRLAGLRADELRVRIPQVLETVGLGGRGTESLGGYSKGMLQRAGLAGAILARPQLVFLDEPTSALDPIGRVEVREIIEGLRAQGVAVFLNSHLLSEVEQVCDRVAFVKAGRVLRQGSMRELMGDVLPVGVRVDRLTPPLLEALARIGEVRHTDTQNPEHTDIELWVQRREDVPALADAVHAQGARLYALTPRQPDLETMFLELMEGTPETVAPRKEAAHV, via the coding sequence ATGACGCAGCAGCGGGCCACCTCCTCAACAGCGGCCATAGAAACGCGGGAACTTCAGAAAGTGTACCGGGGGCGGGCAGTCGTGGACGGCCTCACCCTGACGGTGCAACCCGGCGAGGTGTTCGGATTCCTCGGCCCCAACGGCGCGGGCAAAAGCACCACCGTCAAAATGTTGCTGGGCCTAGTTCATCCCAGCGGCGGAGAAGTGCGCGTGCTGGGCGGCCATCCTTCTGACCCTGGCGTGCGCTCTCGCCTCGGCTTTCTGCCCGAACAGTTCCGCTTTCAGACGTGGATGACCGCCGAAGAATTCCTGCGCTTTCACGGACGGCTGGCAGGTCTGCGGGCCGATGAACTCCGCGTCCGCATTCCGCAGGTGCTGGAAACGGTGGGTCTCGGCGGGCGCGGCACCGAGTCGCTGGGCGGCTATTCCAAAGGCATGTTGCAGCGGGCGGGGCTGGCCGGAGCAATCTTGGCGCGGCCTCAACTGGTGTTCCTTGATGAACCCACCAGCGCCCTTGACCCGATTGGGCGCGTGGAAGTGCGCGAAATCATCGAGGGGCTGCGGGCGCAGGGCGTGGCTGTGTTTCTCAATTCCCATTTGCTGTCGGAAGTGGAGCAGGTGTGTGACCGGGTGGCCTTCGTGAAGGCGGGGCGGGTGCTGCGGCAGGGCAGTATGCGCGAGCTGATGGGCGACGTGCTGCCCGTAGGCGTGCGCGTAGACCGCTTGACGCCGCCGCTGCTGGAGGCGTTGGCCCGCATAGGCGAGGTGCGCCACACCGACACCCAGAATCCCGAACACACCGACATAGAACTGTGGGTGCAGCGCCGCGAAGACGTGCCCGCGCTGGCCGACGCCGTTCATGCACAGGGCGCGAGGCTGTACGCTCTGACGCCCCGCCAGCCCGATTTGGAAACCATGTTCTTAGAACTGATGGAAGGCACGCCCGAAACTGTTGCGCCGCGTAAGGAGGCCGCCCATGTCTGA
- a CDS encoding ABC transporter permease, which translates to MSEATRSETTLSAPHTPSFWRNTLLIAELSLREAVRKRLVIVLLVLTGAFVGFYLYGIFRLEGTLDQRAIDAGLEGRSISGLANAPIVYASAFGMYLVFFLGSLMAVLSTVGAVSGDVENGVMQSVIARPITRAALVLGRWLGFTIVNVSYIALISTALLTGIYLITGFLPPAPLPAVGLILLAIVVITGLTVLGSTLFSTLANGIGVFVLYGVGFAGGILSTIGSFADSPTLVTLGRVANYVMPTNALWLGASYHLQNESVLQLGEMARGANPIFGNAPIATGLVLWASALAVLAVLAAMWRFSRKDL; encoded by the coding sequence ATGTCTGAAGCCACTCGCTCCGAGACAACTCTATCTGCACCCCACACGCCGTCGTTTTGGCGCAACACCCTGCTCATCGCTGAACTTTCTCTGCGCGAAGCCGTCCGCAAGCGGTTGGTTATCGTGCTGCTGGTTCTCACCGGGGCGTTCGTGGGCTTTTATCTCTACGGCATCTTCCGGCTGGAAGGCACGCTGGATCAACGCGCCATAGACGCGGGGCTGGAGGGCCGCAGCATCAGCGGCTTGGCCAACGCGCCCATCGTGTATGCCTCGGCGTTCGGCATGTATCTGGTCTTCTTCCTCGGCTCGCTCATGGCCGTGCTGTCCACGGTGGGCGCGGTCAGTGGCGACGTAGAAAACGGCGTGATGCAAAGCGTCATTGCCCGCCCGATCACACGGGCCGCGCTGGTGCTGGGGCGCTGGCTGGGCTTCACCATCGTCAACGTGTCGTATATCGCGCTGATTAGCACGGCCCTGCTGACCGGCATTTACCTGATCACCGGGTTCCTGCCGCCCGCGCCGCTGCCCGCTGTGGGCCTGATCCTGCTCGCTATCGTAGTCATCACGGGCCTGACCGTTCTGGGAAGCACCCTGTTCAGCACACTCGCCAACGGTATCGGCGTGTTCGTGTTATACGGCGTGGGCTTCGCGGGCGGCATTCTCAGCACCATCGGTTCGTTTGCCGATAGCCCGACGCTGGTCACGCTGGGCCGGGTCGCCAACTACGTGATGCCCACCAACGCGCTGTGGCTGGGGGCCAGCTACCACCTGCAAAACGAATCGGTGCTGCAACTTGGAGAAATGGCACGCGGGGCCAACCCCATTTTCGGCAATGCCCCTATTGCCACTGGGCTGGTGCTGTGGGCCTCGGCGTTGGCGGTGCTGGCGGTACTGGCGGCCATGTGGCGCTTCAGCCGCAAGGATTTGTAG
- a CDS encoding amylo-alpha-1,6-glucosidase gives MLNTRTVLKENDLYLVGNRHYKIAEGESGLYRRDTRFLSHYEWRLDGERPQHLLQHERYPFWLHEHSANANVGYTMKVGISRDLTVTGHEVRDTLTVTRYLGEGPQVVTLALAADFVDMFEVRGWPGGLGERTVRTQEVPGGVEFSYTAGDGLHSRALVQVSPAAAWDGEKLTWTLTETEAQIQVSVFPLQGDEQPTPGDPAALAAEYDALHGALNLRLSDPLDQQVLDQSIEDLRSLSFQTEQGRFPAAGLPWFVAPFGRDSLIIAMMVKDHMPEMALTVARYLAARQGSKYDKATLEEPGKILHEERIGELTRMGRTPHRPYYATADATPLFVWLVGELSAAHPDIARELRPQWEAALNWCLTDGDPDGDGFIEYTPDESGITNAVWKDSGDSTFTAEGVDISGHVAVVEVQGYAYAAYLAAARMYRLLNDEGQAVEWETRAASLRERFHAAFWWPERGYYVHGLNGDKKPLNVLVSNPAHTLWTGIIPPEFAPQVAATALGSQLWSGWGIRTLGEGEIRYNPVSYHNGSVWPHDTAAAALGMHRYGLNAEAAQVARALFDVARAADDRRLSELLAGFRRESHTPPVPYPAACHPQGWDAAIPLALAHLLRHGQEQQARKLENELA, from the coding sequence ATGCTCAATACCCGCACTGTTCTCAAAGAAAATGACCTCTATCTGGTGGGCAACCGCCACTACAAAATTGCCGAGGGCGAAAGCGGGCTGTACCGCCGCGACACCCGCTTCCTCAGCCACTACGAATGGCGGCTGGACGGCGAGCGCCCGCAACACCTGCTCCAGCACGAGCGCTACCCCTTTTGGCTGCACGAGCATAGCGCCAACGCCAACGTGGGCTACACCATGAAAGTGGGCATTTCCCGCGACCTGACCGTGACGGGCCATGAGGTGCGCGACACCCTGACCGTGACCCGCTACCTCGGAGAAGGGCCGCAAGTCGTGACGCTGGCCTTGGCCGCCGATTTCGTGGATATGTTCGAGGTACGTGGTTGGCCCGGCGGCCTCGGAGAGCGCACCGTGAGGACGCAGGAAGTTCCCGGCGGCGTGGAATTCAGCTACACCGCTGGCGACGGTCTGCACAGCCGCGCACTCGTACAGGTGTCGCCCGCTGCCGCGTGGGACGGCGAGAAGCTGACTTGGACTCTGACCGAAACAGAGGCCCAGATTCAGGTGAGCGTGTTCCCATTGCAGGGGGACGAGCAGCCCACGCCCGGCGACCCCGCTGCGTTGGCCGCCGAATACGACGCGCTGCACGGGGCGCTGAACCTGCGCCTCTCCGATCCGCTCGACCAACAAGTGCTGGATCAGAGCATCGAAGACTTGCGGAGCCTGTCGTTTCAGACCGAACAGGGACGCTTTCCGGCGGCGGGCCTGCCTTGGTTCGTGGCTCCCTTTGGCCGCGACAGCCTGATCATTGCCATGATGGTGAAAGACCACATGCCCGAAATGGCCCTCACGGTGGCGCGGTATCTGGCCGCACGGCAGGGCAGCAAATACGACAAGGCTACGCTGGAAGAACCCGGCAAGATTTTGCATGAGGAGCGGATTGGCGAACTGACCCGCATGGGCCGCACGCCGCACCGCCCCTACTACGCCACCGCCGACGCCACGCCGCTGTTCGTGTGGCTGGTGGGCGAACTGAGCGCCGCGCACCCCGACATTGCCCGCGAACTGCGCCCGCAATGGGAGGCGGCCCTGAACTGGTGCCTGACTGACGGTGACCCTGACGGCGACGGTTTCATCGAGTACACGCCCGACGAGAGCGGCATCACCAACGCGGTCTGGAAGGACAGCGGCGACTCCACGTTTACGGCTGAGGGTGTGGACATCAGTGGGCATGTGGCGGTGGTGGAAGTACAGGGCTACGCTTACGCCGCGTACTTGGCCGCCGCCCGGATGTACCGCCTGCTGAACGATGAAGGGCAAGCGGTGGAGTGGGAGACCCGCGCCGCCAGCCTGCGCGAACGCTTTCATGCAGCCTTCTGGTGGCCCGAGCGCGGCTACTACGTGCATGGGCTGAACGGCGACAAGAAGCCCCTGAACGTGCTGGTCAGCAACCCGGCCCACACGCTCTGGACGGGCATTATTCCGCCCGAATTCGCGCCCCAAGTGGCCGCTACCGCCTTGGGCAGCCAACTCTGGAGCGGCTGGGGCATTCGCACGCTGGGCGAGGGCGAAATTCGCTACAACCCGGTGTCTTACCATAACGGCAGCGTGTGGCCGCACGACACTGCCGCCGCCGCGCTGGGCATGCACCGTTACGGCCTGAACGCCGAGGCCGCGCAAGTGGCCCGCGCCCTGTTCGACGTGGCCCGCGCCGCCGATGACCGCCGCCTCAGCGAATTGCTGGCCGGATTCCGGCGCGAGTCCCACACGCCGCCTGTGCCCTACCCCGCCGCCTGCCATCCGCAGGGCTGGGACGCGGCTATTCCGCTGGCGCTGGCGCATTTGCTGAGGCACGGGCAGGAGCAACAAGCGAGGAAGTTGGAAAACGAACTGGCCTAG
- a CDS encoding carbohydrate ABC transporter permease: MTAIQTERRAAASNHDAWLTRRRWARAGWLYVFMLVMSFFFLGPFLMGLLSSMKDNPNEYPPKVIIPQLTAQYVSRAYNLGIQGGNSGWNGGLTPGREVNFDVSVRSPADAPKDAPVVSLFPYQPVSLVAIARQAQAKDYAQLKTVQVSQTGDTRVYRTTVTYPSLTAQTGEVIRAKLATPDADVRATLPSGETVKVTLDTPAAQAKQYELSESQRVELVKAGENYYLRGPLFERTPMQVDVQRGQSIVNSTLPPSDKQNFDRSFAFRNITPGILGYTFNNYRRAFNETMDPKSGRSLFFSWVLNSFLYAFLRVAAAVIFCSLAGYALARFDFPGKNLIFLGAVLFVQMVPSQVNLVSNYVLLKDLGLLNIWGLWFNGLVAAGGVFLMKQFFEGMPKELEESASIDGAGPFTTFWKVMLPQAGPALIALAITQFQGAWNDFFWPLVLLRQNTDFTLTVGLSSFSQLYGGQGDYGLILAGAILSAIPVIIIFIIFQRYFVDTGSDSAVKG, encoded by the coding sequence ATGACGGCAATTCAGACAGAACGTAGGGCGGCGGCCTCTAACCACGACGCATGGCTCACGCGGCGGCGTTGGGCGCGGGCAGGCTGGCTGTACGTGTTCATGCTGGTCATGAGCTTTTTCTTCCTCGGCCCGTTCCTGATGGGTCTGCTGAGCAGCATGAAAGACAACCCCAACGAGTACCCGCCCAAAGTGATCATTCCGCAGCTGACGGCGCAGTACGTGAGCCGCGCCTACAACCTTGGCATTCAGGGCGGCAACAGCGGCTGGAACGGTGGCCTGACTCCGGGCCGAGAAGTGAACTTTGACGTGTCGGTGCGCTCTCCGGCAGACGCCCCCAAAGACGCGCCTGTGGTCAGCCTGTTTCCGTACCAGCCCGTGAGCTTGGTGGCTATTGCCCGTCAGGCGCAGGCCAAAGATTACGCCCAACTGAAGACGGTGCAAGTGTCTCAGACGGGAGATACGCGGGTATACCGCACCACCGTGACCTACCCCTCGCTGACGGCGCAAACGGGCGAAGTGATCCGGGCCAAGCTCGCCACCCCCGACGCCGACGTGCGGGCCACCCTGCCCAGCGGCGAAACCGTGAAAGTAACGCTGGACACCCCCGCAGCACAGGCCAAGCAGTACGAACTGAGCGAGTCGCAGCGCGTGGAACTGGTCAAGGCAGGCGAGAACTACTACTTGCGCGGGCCACTGTTCGAGCGCACGCCCATGCAGGTGGATGTGCAGCGCGGGCAGAGCATCGTGAACAGCACCCTGCCGCCCAGCGACAAGCAGAATTTTGACCGCTCGTTCGCCTTCCGCAACATCACGCCCGGCATTCTGGGTTACACCTTCAACAACTACCGCCGCGCCTTCAACGAAACGATGGATCCCAAGTCGGGCCGCAGCCTGTTCTTTTCTTGGGTGCTGAACTCGTTCCTGTACGCCTTCCTGCGCGTGGCCGCCGCCGTGATCTTCTGCTCGCTGGCCGGATACGCGCTGGCCCGCTTCGACTTTCCCGGCAAAAACCTGATCTTCTTGGGCGCGGTGTTGTTCGTGCAGATGGTGCCCAGTCAGGTGAACTTGGTCAGTAACTACGTGCTGCTGAAGGATTTAGGGCTACTGAATATTTGGGGCCTGTGGTTCAACGGCCTCGTGGCGGCAGGCGGCGTATTCCTCATGAAGCAGTTCTTCGAGGGCATGCCCAAAGAGCTGGAAGAATCGGCCTCGATTGACGGCGCTGGCCCCTTCACCACCTTCTGGAAAGTGATGTTGCCGCAAGCTGGCCCCGCGCTGATTGCTCTGGCCATCACACAGTTTCAGGGCGCATGGAACGACTTCTTCTGGCCCTTGGTGCTGCTGCGCCAAAACACCGACTTTACCCTCACGGTGGGTCTGTCCAGCTTCTCGCAGTTGTACGGCGGGCAGGGCGACTATGGCCTGATTCTGGCAGGCGCGATCCTATCGGCCATTCCCGTGATCATCATCTTCATCATCTTCCAGCGGTACTTTGTCGATACCGGCTCGGACAGCGCCGTAAAAGGCTAG
- a CDS encoding carbohydrate ABC transporter permease, which translates to MTVTNPTAKRPKAARSKQSQTTTTAMLFLAPFLITTLIFFFYAFGRAIYYSFTDFNLFNTPKLIGIEPYRDVLADPSFRRALANSLIFAIVTTTLQTIFSLLMAVALNNKIRGIAFFRSAWYMPSITSSVVITLIFLWLFQRRGIANYLITQWQAYQPIVLTLLGVLIVVQIAQVLWERSRKLPAGWLDPALAAVSALIAIIVVLILNTTGLVSVREVAPYDYQYFADKWISIGGVRVLSIPLLVIIIQNTFTTVPTLMLFFLAGLQSIPGSLYEAADIDGATPFQKLMNVTVPMLRPVTFYVVTVGLIGTMQMFDQVAVIGSAAPQDTLITLAFYVYTNTFKNGAAPVNMASAAAIVLALIILSMVFVQRKFFVAPEAN; encoded by the coding sequence ATGACCGTTACCAATCCCACTGCCAAAAGACCCAAGGCCGCCCGCTCCAAACAGAGCCAGACCACCACGACGGCCATGCTGTTCTTGGCCCCCTTTCTGATCACCACACTGATCTTCTTTTTCTATGCGTTTGGCCGCGCCATCTATTATTCGTTTACCGATTTCAACCTGTTCAATACGCCCAAACTGATCGGCATCGAGCCTTACCGCGACGTGCTGGCCGATCCGTCGTTTCGGCGGGCACTCGCCAACAGCCTGATTTTTGCCATCGTGACGACTACGCTGCAAACGATTTTTTCGTTGCTGATGGCTGTGGCGCTCAATAACAAGATTCGCGGGATAGCCTTCTTCCGCTCGGCGTGGTACATGCCTTCCATCACGTCCAGCGTGGTCATTACCCTGATTTTCCTGTGGCTGTTTCAGCGGCGCGGCATTGCCAACTACCTGATTACGCAGTGGCAGGCCTACCAACCCATCGTTCTGACGCTCCTTGGCGTGCTGATCGTGGTGCAGATCGCGCAGGTGCTGTGGGAAAGGTCTCGCAAGTTGCCCGCAGGCTGGCTCGATCCGGCATTGGCCGCCGTGAGTGCGCTGATTGCCATCATCGTGGTGCTGATTCTGAACACCACCGGGCTGGTCAGTGTGCGCGAAGTGGCCCCCTACGACTACCAATACTTTGCCGACAAGTGGATCAGTATCGGCGGCGTGCGGGTGCTGAGTATTCCGCTGCTGGTCATCATTATTCAGAACACCTTTACCACCGTGCCCACGCTGATGCTCTTTTTCCTTGCCGGATTGCAGAGCATTCCCGGCTCGCTGTACGAGGCCGCCGACATTGACGGCGCGACGCCCTTCCAGAAACTGATGAACGTGACGGTTCCCATGCTGCGCCCCGTGACCTTTTACGTGGTGACGGTGGGCCTGATCGGCACCATGCAGATGTTTGACCAAGTGGCCGTGATCGGTTCGGCGGCCCCGCAGGACACGCTGATTACGCTGGCCTTCTACGTGTACACCAACACCTTCAAAAACGGCGCGGCCCCGGTGAATATGGCGTCGGCGGCGGCCATCGTGCTGGCCCTGATCATCCTGAGCATGGTATTCGTGCAGCGCAAATTCTTCGTGGCACCCGAGGCCAACTAG
- a CDS encoding extracellular solute-binding protein: protein MKIQNALLLSLAVLASSAAAQTTIKINGYGGTDPAVVGDLINKFVKPALAKDKITVVYEPLQGDYNKSLTTLLAAGNAGDVFYLPAETLSGFVATGKVLPLNGVVNTSPYIKSLNTAFTQNGRVYGIAKDFNTLTLVYNKDLFDEAKVAYPDNNDTWTDLQTKLTTLKKNLGNEYYGICLQPNFDRFGAFAYATGWNQFDSKGKTNLADPRFAEAFNFYTGLAKNKVGITPSEVSEGWTGGCLKTGKVAVAIEGGWVVNFLRDNAPNLKFGTALMPKNNKTAKRGNFLYTVGWAINSGTKNKSAATKVLNILTSPAVQQYVLEQGLAIPSRIALGENAYFKKTDAGAVNSRLVFQGASDGNVKAFNFGPQGPDWSKPINDALAAVLSGQKSSADALKKAQQDMNTFQNR, encoded by the coding sequence ATGAAGATTCAGAACGCACTCCTGCTCAGCCTCGCCGTCCTCGCCTCCAGCGCCGCCGCCCAGACCACCATCAAGATCAACGGCTACGGCGGCACCGACCCCGCAGTGGTGGGCGACCTGATCAACAAGTTCGTGAAGCCCGCGCTGGCCAAAGACAAGATCACGGTGGTCTACGAGCCGCTGCAAGGCGACTACAACAAGTCGCTGACCACCCTCTTGGCTGCCGGAAACGCGGGCGACGTGTTCTATCTGCCCGCCGAAACCCTCAGCGGCTTCGTGGCCACCGGCAAAGTGCTGCCCCTGAACGGCGTCGTGAACACCAGCCCCTACATCAAGAGCCTGAACACGGCCTTTACGCAAAATGGCCGCGTGTACGGCATCGCCAAGGATTTCAACACCCTGACGCTGGTCTACAACAAAGACCTCTTCGACGAAGCCAAAGTCGCCTACCCCGACAACAACGATACTTGGACAGACCTGCAGACCAAGCTGACCACCCTCAAGAAGAACCTCGGCAACGAGTACTACGGCATCTGCCTTCAGCCCAACTTTGACCGGTTCGGCGCGTTCGCTTACGCCACCGGCTGGAACCAGTTCGATTCCAAGGGCAAGACCAACCTCGCCGATCCCCGCTTTGCCGAAGCCTTCAACTTCTACACGGGCCTCGCCAAGAACAAAGTCGGCATCACGCCCAGCGAAGTCTCCGAAGGCTGGACGGGCGGCTGCCTGAAGACCGGTAAGGTCGCTGTGGCCATCGAGGGCGGCTGGGTCGTGAACTTCCTGCGCGACAACGCGCCCAACCTGAAGTTCGGCACCGCGCTGATGCCCAAGAACAACAAGACCGCCAAGCGTGGCAACTTCCTGTACACCGTGGGCTGGGCCATCAACTCCGGCACCAAGAACAAGTCCGCCGCCACCAAGGTGCTGAACATCCTCACCAGCCCCGCCGTGCAGCAGTACGTGCTGGAGCAGGGCCTCGCCATTCCTAGCCGCATCGCCCTCGGCGAAAACGCCTACTTCAAGAAGACCGACGCGGGCGCAGTGAACAGCCGCCTCGTCTTCCAAGGTGCGTCCGACGGCAACGTCAAGGCCTTCAACTTCGGCCCTCAAGGCCCCGATTGGAGCAAGCCCATCAACGACGCCCTCGCCGCCGTTCTCAGCGGCCAAAAGAGCAGCGCCGACGCCCTGAAAAAAGCCCAGCAGGACATGAACACCTTCCAGAACCGCTGA
- a CDS encoding LacI family DNA-binding transcriptional regulator, with the protein MSDALIRPTIDDIARASGVSKGTVSRVINGHSTVAERTRARVQEVIARLDYTPDPAARNLSWRTGQTLGLSLDRDDPMLSPYQVLFRRALEAHTAPLGVQLLDLRADLTRMARLPSAVLVMHAVEGDPRLSFLQQVGVPAVLIGHHPASFWVAPDDEGGAHLATTQLLEAGHRHLAYLGAGPSQVAQDRQRGFERAARTVGANTQLLAADFTVLGGYRAVRRAWESGLRFTGLFAQSDESAIGAVAALEDLGINIPGDVSVVGFDGLPELPLPYSLTTVSQDIPRIASTALTLVQEAISGQSPRGEFIPVQLISGATVAPAPGGSP; encoded by the coding sequence ATGTCTGACGCCCTGATCCGCCCCACCATCGACGATATTGCCCGCGCTTCCGGCGTGAGCAAAGGAACCGTGAGCCGCGTGATCAATGGGCATTCCACTGTGGCCGAGCGCACCCGCGCCCGCGTGCAGGAAGTCATTGCGCGGCTGGACTACACGCCTGACCCCGCTGCCCGCAACCTGAGTTGGCGCACCGGGCAAACGCTGGGGCTGTCGCTTGACCGCGACGATCCTATGCTCAGCCCCTATCAGGTGTTGTTCCGGCGGGCGCTGGAGGCCCACACCGCGCCGCTGGGCGTGCAACTGCTGGATTTGCGGGCCGATCTGACCCGCATGGCCCGGCTGCCCAGTGCCGTACTGGTGATGCACGCGGTAGAAGGCGACCCCCGCTTGTCGTTCTTGCAGCAAGTGGGCGTGCCAGCCGTCCTGATCGGGCATCATCCGGCGTCATTTTGGGTGGCTCCGGACGATGAAGGCGGGGCGCACCTAGCGACCACGCAACTGCTGGAAGCCGGACACCGCCACTTGGCGTACTTGGGCGCTGGCCCCAGTCAGGTGGCGCAAGACCGCCAGCGCGGATTCGAGCGGGCGGCCCGCACGGTGGGAGCCAACACGCAACTTCTGGCCGCCGATTTTACGGTGCTGGGCGGCTACCGGGCGGTGCGGCGGGCGTGGGAATCGGGGCTGCGCTTTACTGGCCTGTTTGCCCAAAGCGACGAGAGTGCCATTGGCGCAGTCGCCGCTCTGGAAGACTTGGGCATCAACATTCCGGGGGACGTATCGGTGGTCGGTTTTGACGGCCTCCCCGAACTGCCCTTGCCCTACTCGCTCACCACCGTTTCTCAAGATATTCCCCGCATTGCCAGCACCGCGCTCACCCTCGTTCAAGAGGCCATTTCGGGGCAGAGTCCCCGTGGCGAATTCATCCCTGTTCAGCTTATTTCCGGCGCAACCGTTGCGCCTGCCCCCGGAGGGTCACCATGA
- the rraA gene encoding ribonuclease E activity regulator RraA, with translation MTDTSAVFATTDLSDAHPEAQILAPIFRDYGGQPCFSGPAFTLQVFENNPLVRSRLETPGLGRVLVVDGGGSLNCALLGGMLGQFGVQNGWAGIIIHGCVRDTAELRALPIGIRALAAYPRRSGKVAGGEVGVAVTFAGVTIDPGDQIYADQDGILVLPGRG, from the coding sequence ATGACCGACACGTCCGCCGTCTTTGCCACCACCGATCTCAGCGACGCGCACCCGGAGGCGCAGATTCTGGCTCCCATTTTCCGAGACTACGGCGGCCAACCGTGTTTCAGTGGGCCTGCCTTCACCCTGCAGGTGTTCGAGAACAACCCGTTGGTGCGCTCTAGGCTAGAAACGCCGGGGCTGGGGCGCGTGCTGGTCGTCGACGGCGGCGGCAGCCTGAACTGTGCGCTGCTGGGCGGAATGCTGGGGCAATTCGGCGTGCAGAATGGCTGGGCGGGCATTATCATTCACGGCTGCGTGCGCGACACCGCCGAACTCCGGGCGCTGCCCATCGGCATTCGGGCGTTGGCGGCCTACCCCCGGCGCAGCGGCAAGGTGGCCGGGGGTGAAGTGGGCGTGGCTGTGACGTTTGCGGGCGTGACCATTGACCCCGGCGATCAGATTTACGCCGATCAGGACGGGATTCTGGTGCTGCCCGGGCGAGGCTGA
- a CDS encoding YbaN family protein: protein MSIPPRPIRPLWVIVGFVLSGLGFVGLILPGFPGTVWFVLAAAAFARGDPRWEAWLLSRPVVGQLVDDYRSGRGMPLRAKWFACVCIVLAVGLSLGRIPVLVGQVAWMMLGVLGVVYIVWRVPTKRG from the coding sequence GTGTCCATTCCGCCCCGCCCCATTCGCCCGCTGTGGGTCATTGTGGGATTTGTGCTGAGTGGGCTGGGCTTCGTGGGCCTGATTCTGCCGGGGTTTCCGGGCACCGTCTGGTTCGTGCTGGCCGCCGCCGCCTTTGCGCGGGGCGATCCGCGCTGGGAAGCGTGGCTGCTGTCGCGTCCGGTGGTGGGGCAACTGGTCGACGACTACCGCTCTGGGCGCGGAATGCCGCTGCGGGCCAAATGGTTTGCTTGCGTGTGCATCGTGCTGGCGGTGGGCCTGAGTCTGGGGCGTATTCCGGTGCTGGTGGGGCAAGTGGCGTGGATGATGCTTGGCGTGCTGGGCGTGGTGTACATCGTGTGGCGCGTGCCCACCAAGCGGGGGTAG